One region of Candidatus Poribacteria bacterium genomic DNA includes:
- a CDS encoding tetratricopeptide repeat protein: MMADYHAAIVDFTEVIDKKLGSARAQDFGLRGITRCLLGSAKSTQGPSKEARKQYNLAREDFKKAIELEPNNAVHYQWQGLANAALGKAKEAIDDFEKAKQLEETKSGN, translated from the coding sequence ATGATGGCAGATTATCACGCAGCGATTGTGGATTTTACCGAGGTTATTGACAAGAAGTTGGGTTCTGCTCGGGCCCAAGATTTCGGTTTACGAGGGATTACGCGATGTCTACTTGGTTCCGCGAAATCGACCCAGGGACCTTCAAAAGAAGCGCGGAAGCAGTACAATTTAGCACGCGAAGATTTTAAGAAAGCTATTGAATTGGAACCTAATAATGCCGTGCACTACCAATGGCAGGGACTTGCAAACGCTGCCCTTGGCAAAGCGAAAGAAGCGATAGATGACTTTGAAAAGGCGAAGCAATTAGAAGAAACGAAGTCTGGAAACTAA
- a CDS encoding redoxin domain-containing protein gives MKLSIVAIVSIAFFGILASFADQKSETEPPKVGDTAPDWTLQDPEEKEHNLKKLRDKVVFLIMGNRKIRKEDDKWAEAFQKDYRENKQVVAYIIADLRSVPGFIPKRFIRSQLKKNPPPVNFLLDWKGEVHKRYQTEKKKPTLYLISQEGTIVFHRKSDFKPEIYAELKKEIDKLLAKSDAE, from the coding sequence ATGAAATTGTCCATTGTTGCTATCGTTAGTATCGCTTTCTTTGGGATACTCGCGAGTTTTGCTGACCAAAAGTCCGAAACTGAACCGCCAAAAGTAGGCGATACAGCACCCGATTGGACGCTCCAAGACCCCGAAGAGAAGGAACATAACCTGAAGAAATTGCGTGACAAAGTTGTTTTCCTCATTATGGGCAACCGTAAAATTCGGAAAGAGGATGACAAATGGGCAGAGGCATTCCAGAAGGACTACCGAGAGAACAAACAAGTTGTCGCTTATATCATTGCTGATTTGCGGAGTGTCCCCGGATTCATACCCAAAAGGTTTATCAGGAGCCAACTCAAGAAAAACCCGCCCCCTGTGAACTTCTTATTGGATTGGAAGGGAGAGGTACATAAGCGGTACCAGACGGAAAAAAAGAAACCCACGCTCTACCTAATCTCGCAGGAAGGCACAATTGTATTCCACCGAAAATCCGATTTCAAACCGGAAATTTACGCCGAACTTAAAAAGGAAATCGACAAACTTTTAGCAAAGTCGGATGCAGAGTAA
- the nfi gene encoding deoxyribonuclease V (cleaves DNA at apurinic or apyrimidinic sites) codes for MKYHALHSWDVSPEEARQIQNRLRTQVVTADRFGTINTVAGVDIGLKKDIARASVVVLSFPELQVVDSVVTESPVRFPYIPGLLSFREIPPSLIAFSQLQTEPDLVIVDGQGIAHPRRFGLASHLGLVLDKPTIGCAKSRLWGRYEEPDSEQGAYTYLTDKDEVIGAAVRTRTNVRVVYVSIGHRISLDSARTWTLACCQGYRLPETTRHAHNAASGKIPQNT; via the coding sequence ATGAAGTATCACGCCCTCCATTCGTGGGATGTTTCACCTGAAGAGGCACGGCAAATTCAAAACAGGCTTCGTACACAGGTGGTTACAGCAGACCGGTTTGGGACAATCAACACCGTTGCTGGCGTAGATATCGGGCTGAAAAAGGACATCGCACGGGCATCCGTGGTTGTCCTCAGTTTTCCCGAACTACAGGTGGTAGATAGCGTGGTTACAGAGAGCCCTGTTCGTTTTCCTTATATACCGGGGTTGTTGTCCTTCCGGGAAATCCCACCATCATTGATAGCGTTTTCGCAGTTACAAACGGAACCAGATCTGGTGATAGTAGACGGACAGGGCATCGCACACCCAAGACGATTCGGACTCGCATCGCATTTAGGGTTGGTCTTGGATAAACCGACGATCGGTTGTGCAAAATCTCGACTCTGGGGACGATACGAAGAACCCGATTCAGAACAGGGTGCTTATACGTACCTCACAGACAAAGACGAGGTGATTGGTGCCGCGGTCCGCACACGTACAAACGTTCGGGTGGTCTACGTATCAATAGGACACCGAATCTCCTTGGATTCAGCACGTACATGGACACTGGCATGCTGCCAAGGATATCGCCTGCCTGAGACGACCCGTCATGCACACAACGCTGCATCCGGCAAAATCCCCCAAAATACGTAA
- a CDS encoding nicotinate-nicotinamide nucleotide adenylyltransferase encodes MENSVLNLLIQKYENHPDYEKYTELFNRLDPTAPPQIELIHRATSSTLEQGKKLGIFSGAFNPLTLAHTKMIEETIAKYQLDELLLLLAKANVDKTVFGLPLAARLLTLKRYTKDHQRFSVGVSSHGRYIDKVTALKTISPPETEFYFIVGYDTLVRIFNPKYYTDFHAELEELFRTARFIVANRAEADIETIGSFMNQPEIRRYASYVSCILLPDVYAYMSSTEVRELLERGEAIEHLVPPSILAMLDESLSNATCTE; translated from the coding sequence ATGGAAAACTCAGTTTTGAATCTATTGATACAAAAATACGAAAACCATCCAGACTACGAAAAGTACACCGAACTCTTTAACCGGCTGGATCCGACAGCTCCGCCGCAGATAGAACTGATTCATCGTGCCACATCGTCAACCCTTGAACAGGGTAAGAAACTCGGTATTTTTTCAGGTGCCTTCAATCCATTGACGCTCGCACATACGAAGATGATAGAGGAAACAATCGCTAAATACCAATTAGACGAACTGCTCCTACTCCTTGCAAAAGCAAACGTTGATAAAACGGTGTTCGGTTTACCGCTTGCCGCGAGACTCTTGACACTCAAAAGATACACGAAGGACCACCAAAGGTTTTCCGTTGGTGTGTCAAGCCACGGCAGATATATCGACAAAGTCACCGCTTTAAAAACGATTTCACCTCCGGAGACCGAGTTCTACTTTATTGTTGGATATGACACCTTAGTGAGAATCTTCAATCCGAAATATTACACAGATTTTCACGCGGAATTGGAGGAACTGTTCAGAACCGCCCGTTTTATTGTTGCAAATCGTGCGGAGGCGGATATCGAGACAATAGGATCCTTCATGAACCAACCCGAAATTCGCCGATATGCTTCCTACGTTTCATGTATTCTGCTGCCGGACGTTTACGCCTATATGTCCTCAACAGAGGTCCGCGAACTTTTGGAGCGAGGCGAAGCTATTGAACACCTTGTGCCTCCCAGTATCCTCGCTATGCTTGACGAAAGTCTTTCTAACGCCACCTGTACGGAATGA
- a CDS encoding SDR family NAD(P)-dependent oxidoreductase — protein MKYLVTGCAGFIGWKVTEFLLEAGHTVVGIDNINKAYDTQVKQWRLQQLEGIPNFQFHRSDICDRDTLQAIFKKSTPTFDAVINLAARAGVRQSVENPWVYVGTNVTGTLNLLELCREFEVKKFVLASTSSLYGANNPLPFSEEANTDGPLSPYAASKKGAESFCHSYHHLYGIDVTIFRFFTVYGPAGRPDMSAFRFVQWISEGKPVIVYGDGKQSSRDYTYLEDIARGVIAGLKPLNYEVINLGSDSPIVLIDTIRLIEELVGKKAQLSHQPFHPADVRATWADIRKAEKLLDWRPQVTFREGITALVEWYQANREWAKDIQTG, from the coding sequence ATGAAGTATCTCGTTACTGGCTGTGCGGGGTTTATCGGTTGGAAAGTGACGGAGTTTTTGTTGGAAGCAGGACACACCGTTGTTGGAATCGATAATATAAACAAAGCGTATGATACACAAGTCAAGCAGTGGAGACTTCAGCAACTCGAAGGCATCCCAAACTTCCAATTTCACCGTTCAGACATCTGTGACCGAGATACCCTACAGGCAATATTCAAGAAGAGTACCCCTACATTTGACGCAGTGATTAACCTCGCAGCTCGTGCCGGGGTGCGGCAGTCCGTTGAAAATCCTTGGGTATACGTTGGCACCAACGTAACTGGTACACTGAATCTGTTAGAATTGTGCCGCGAATTTGAAGTAAAGAAATTCGTGTTGGCATCGACATCAAGTCTTTACGGTGCGAACAATCCACTCCCCTTCAGCGAGGAGGCAAACACAGACGGACCTTTATCCCCTTACGCTGCCTCAAAGAAAGGTGCCGAATCGTTCTGCCATAGTTACCATCACCTCTACGGTATCGACGTGACAATCTTCCGTTTTTTCACTGTCTATGGTCCCGCTGGCAGACCGGATATGAGCGCGTTTCGTTTTGTACAGTGGATCAGTGAAGGGAAACCGGTCATCGTCTATGGCGATGGCAAACAGTCCTCGCGAGATTATACTTATCTTGAAGACATCGCTCGTGGAGTGATAGCAGGGCTGAAACCTCTCAACTACGAAGTGATTAACCTCGGTTCAGACAGTCCCATCGTACTTATTGATACGATTCGGCTTATAGAGGAACTCGTTGGTAAGAAAGCGCAGCTCTCACACCAACCTTTTCATCCGGCTGATGTTCGCGCCACGTGGGCAGATATCCGCAAGGCGGAAAAACTTTTAGACTGGCGACCCCAGGTCACTTTCCGTGAAGGTATCACTGCGCTTGTAGAGTGGTATCAGGCGAATCGTGAATGGGCAAAAGACATCCAAACAGGCTAA
- a CDS encoding type II toxin-antitoxin system HicA family toxin: MPRLLPTDWRTQVRIFEKFGCHYVRQRGSHLIYHHPNAKRAVVIPRYDEIPVTFIRNNMRTVGMSREQYFRLFTEV, from the coding sequence ATGCCGAGGCTTTTGCCAACAGATTGGCGAACCCAAGTTAGAATTTTTGAAAAATTCGGGTGCCACTATGTTCGGCAGAGGGGATCACATCTCATCTACCACCACCCCAATGCGAAACGTGCCGTTGTTATCCCTCGCTATGATGAGATCCCTGTTACGTTTATTAGAAATAACATGCGTACTGTCGGCATGAGTAGAGAACAATACTTTCGGTTGTTTACAGAAGTTTAA
- the mazG gene encoding nucleoside triphosphate pyrophosphohydrolase, whose translation MKKELFEELVGVIATLRSENGCPWDREQTHETLKSTLIEETYETLEAIDTGDPKKLKEELGDLLLNIMLQAQIAAEHKDFDIYGVIETLVEKLIRRHPHVFGDVDVEDSDEVVKNWEEIKRQEAGYEDRQSVLDGIPNALPTLLRAQKIQNRVARVGFDWDKLADVIAKVDEELEEVKVSISADKPEAISAELGDLFFAIVNLCRFMEIQAEETLRNANRKFMTRFKWMEAELERRGTNFEAQNLESLDEIWEEAKKAEVDRD comes from the coding sequence GTGAAAAAAGAATTATTTGAAGAACTTGTTGGTGTCATAGCGACCTTAAGAAGCGAGAATGGATGTCCGTGGGACCGGGAGCAGACGCATGAAACCCTAAAATCCACACTCATCGAGGAAACCTACGAGACACTTGAGGCGATTGATACGGGTGACCCGAAAAAATTGAAAGAGGAATTGGGAGATCTCCTTTTGAACATCATGCTCCAAGCGCAGATTGCAGCGGAACACAAAGATTTTGACATCTATGGGGTGATTGAAACGTTAGTAGAAAAGCTGATCCGACGGCACCCACATGTTTTTGGTGATGTTGATGTTGAGGATTCGGACGAGGTCGTAAAGAACTGGGAGGAGATCAAACGCCAAGAGGCGGGGTATGAGGATCGTCAATCGGTGCTTGACGGAATTCCGAACGCGCTTCCTACACTTCTCCGCGCTCAGAAGATACAGAACCGAGTGGCGCGTGTCGGTTTTGATTGGGATAAACTCGCCGATGTTATCGCCAAAGTGGATGAAGAACTTGAAGAGGTCAAGGTGAGCATCAGCGCAGATAAGCCAGAAGCGATTTCGGCAGAACTCGGAGACCTATTTTTTGCTATCGTTAATCTGTGCCGTTTTATGGAAATTCAAGCCGAAGAAACGTTACGGAACGCGAACCGCAAGTTTATGACCCGCTTTAAATGGATGGAAGCGGAATTGGAACGCCGCGGCACGAATTTTGAAGCGCAGAACTTAGAAAGTTTAGATGAAATCTGGGAAGAGGCGAAAAAGGCGGAAGTTGATAGGGATTAA
- a CDS encoding tetratricopeptide repeat protein: protein MRYNRKFSFSLLVLGFLISCTWAAAEIPEDILEAAKNATVLIITGNADSSIKNGSGFFVEPDKIVTNIHVVAGKRMVFVVGTEKVYNIEKITGYDPERDLVVLEVSGESEPLELSKGKIGESIFVVGYPGGGYKVTEGKIHGIRNSDKELRLVSKGFPANKGDSLLAPGVSGGPALNSKGQVVGVVFFSSNGFSFASDLSDLKALSDSFEENLVDWQKKDPIRAYAYSAWANRKLEDQNYNEATKGFEKTIESYQKYAKFWREYGIVKAELGQYQDAIETYEKAIKLISDDFIAYHDLGNAKQQSADYKGAIQAYNKALKLNPDDTATYFNRGIAKASDRDYKGAMRDYEKTIELKPGDALLAKVYYNLGDVKLKSTDYKGAIESYTQAINLNSKNADAYFYRGVANIEKSDSNYKKAIQDYEKIINLNPDNAIMLGEAYYELGNARKALGKDESAKLDHAKAYYYEGKANFNIGQYKAAIKSFDKSIELNPDYVEAYYDRGNAKLENEDYKKAIKDYKKVIDWKPDYAEVYYKLGMTHSHLNNYKMALDHFDRVIKLKPKFVEAYYNRGKEHHLRGKEGDYQKAVEDYTQAIKLKEDFADAYLGRGLANKKSGQVDAAKEDFTRVHYLSGMEAYKRGEYRKAVESFDKILELLYDSDPAPPHVYDALGRTKSGMGNFKADLGDLEAARRLYQEAIENHDKAIRGAENSQYY, encoded by the coding sequence ATGAGATATAACAGAAAGTTTTCGTTTAGTTTATTAGTTTTAGGGTTTCTGATTTCCTGCACGTGGGCTGCAGCAGAAATTCCAGAGGACATCCTTGAAGCGGCCAAAAATGCTACAGTCTTAATAATTACAGGAAATGCAGACAGTTCTATTAAAAATGGTAGCGGTTTTTTTGTTGAACCTGATAAAATTGTGACCAATATCCACGTTGTTGCTGGTAAAAGAATGGTTTTTGTTGTTGGAACAGAAAAAGTTTACAATATTGAAAAGATCACAGGATATGATCCAGAGCGTGACTTAGTTGTCCTGGAGGTATCAGGTGAAAGTGAACCGCTTGAGCTTAGCAAAGGAAAAATAGGTGAGTCGATTTTCGTCGTAGGTTACCCTGGCGGAGGATACAAGGTCACAGAGGGTAAGATACACGGTATACGGAACAGTGACAAAGAACTACGGTTGGTTTCCAAGGGCTTTCCAGCAAACAAGGGTGATTCTTTGCTTGCTCCTGGTGTCAGTGGTGGTCCCGCCCTAAACAGCAAGGGACAAGTCGTAGGGGTTGTGTTTTTCTCATCCAATGGTTTTAGTTTCGCCAGTGATTTAAGCGATCTTAAGGCATTGTCTGATTCGTTCGAGGAAAATTTAGTGGATTGGCAAAAGAAAGATCCTATACGTGCTTACGCCTATAGTGCGTGGGCCAATCGTAAGTTAGAAGACCAAAATTATAATGAAGCAACAAAAGGTTTTGAGAAAACCATTGAATCATATCAAAAATATGCTAAATTTTGGCGAGAATATGGAATTGTAAAAGCAGAACTTGGTCAATATCAAGACGCTATTGAAACCTACGAAAAGGCAATCAAACTGATTTCAGATGATTTTATTGCCTACCACGACCTTGGGAACGCGAAGCAACAAAGTGCGGACTATAAAGGCGCAATCCAAGCCTATAACAAAGCACTTAAATTAAATCCAGACGACACCGCAACTTATTTCAACCGAGGCATTGCGAAGGCATCTGATCGTGACTATAAGGGGGCAATGAGAGACTATGAGAAAACAATCGAATTAAAACCGGGCGACGCTTTGCTGGCCAAGGTGTACTATAACCTGGGCGACGTGAAACTAAAAAGTACTGACTATAAGGGAGCGATTGAAAGCTATACCCAAGCCATTAACTTAAACTCAAAAAATGCCGATGCTTATTTCTATCGGGGTGTTGCAAACATAGAAAAGTCTGACTCTAACTATAAAAAGGCGATTCAAGATTATGAAAAAATTATCAACCTAAATCCAGATAATGCTATTATGCTGGGCGAGGCCTACTACGAATTAGGCAATGCAAGGAAAGCTTTAGGTAAAGATGAGAGTGCTAAACTTGACCATGCCAAAGCTTACTACTATGAAGGTAAAGCAAATTTCAACATTGGTCAATATAAAGCGGCGATTAAAAGTTTTGATAAATCCATTGAGTTAAATCCGGATTATGTAGAGGCTTATTATGATCGAGGCAACGCGAAATTGGAAAACGAGGATTACAAGAAAGCAATCAAGGACTATAAGAAAGTTATCGACTGGAAACCAGATTACGCTGAAGTTTATTACAAGTTGGGGATGACACATTCCCATCTTAATAACTATAAAATGGCACTTGATCATTTTGATAGAGTTATCAAGTTAAAACCAAAGTTTGTCGAAGCCTACTATAATCGAGGCAAAGAGCACCATCTCCGTGGTAAAGAAGGAGACTATCAAAAGGCTGTTGAAGACTATACCCAAGCTATCAAGTTAAAAGAGGACTTTGCCGATGCATACCTTGGTCGTGGACTTGCCAACAAAAAATCCGGTCAGGTTGATGCAGCTAAAGAAGATTTTACAAGGGTCCACTACCTCTCGGGCATGGAAGCTTACAAACGGGGCGAATATCGGAAAGCAGTTGAAAGCTTTGACAAAATTCTCGAATTATTATATGACTCTGATCCTGCCCCTCCTCATGTTTATGACGCTCTGGGTAGAACAAAATCAGGAATGGGCAATTTTAAAGCTGATCTGGGGGATTTGGAAGCTGCGCGAAGGTTATATCAAGAGGCGATTGAAAATCATGATAAAGCTATTAGAGGGGCGGAGAATTCCCAATACTATTAG
- the cimA gene encoding citramalate synthase, with protein sequence MVEFYDTTLRDGSQAEGVAFSVEDKLIIIEALDKLGIRYIEGGYPGSNPKDIEFFKRVKGMALETATIVPFGSTRYPTYTADVDPNLTALLDTGARTVTIFGKSWRLHATDVLRVTAEENLELIESSVRYLVENGREVIYDAEHFFDGYADDATYAMETLQAAASGGASCLVLCDTNGGRLPLEIQAGIETVLSDLSLPVGIHTHNDAGMGAANSVLAVQAGATHVQGTFNGYGERCGNANLASIIPTIQLKLGIKCLSDTRLQALTSVSRLISELANLPHDERQPYVGRSAFAHKGGLHTDAIRKNRLTYEHIVPETVGNTQRILVSDQAGRGTIMKKIEKEYPDYDKDSPQVLELFKRLKEAEQEGYQYEAAEASFELLTHKIFNGYESFFESVGFRVIIEQFSDYAMRSEATIKVTTPDGLTAHTAADGDGPVNALDTALRKALEQFYPALQTVRLIDYKVRVLDTKAGTGSKVRVLIEASDGERTWSTVGVSENIISASCEALIDSFEYKLYTDKTFAASLQSK encoded by the coding sequence ATGGTTGAATTTTATGACACAACACTTAGGGATGGCAGCCAAGCAGAAGGCGTGGCGTTTTCTGTTGAAGATAAACTTATCATCATAGAGGCACTGGATAAGTTAGGCATCCGCTATATTGAGGGGGGTTACCCTGGCTCCAACCCGAAAGATATAGAGTTTTTCAAGCGAGTAAAAGGGATGGCGTTAGAAACGGCAACGATTGTGCCATTCGGCAGCACACGCTATCCGACGTATACCGCCGATGTCGATCCGAATTTGACTGCTTTGTTGGATACTGGTGCGAGGACGGTTACAATTTTTGGAAAGAGTTGGCGGCTCCACGCCACCGATGTCCTGCGTGTCACAGCAGAAGAGAACTTGGAATTAATTGAGAGTTCTGTCCGCTATCTTGTCGAAAATGGGCGAGAGGTGATTTACGATGCCGAACATTTCTTCGATGGTTACGCCGACGATGCCACCTATGCAATGGAGACGTTGCAGGCGGCTGCATCTGGCGGTGCGAGCTGCCTCGTGCTCTGCGATACCAACGGCGGCAGACTACCACTGGAAATCCAAGCAGGTATTGAAACTGTTCTTTCCGATTTGTCCTTGCCGGTTGGTATTCATACACACAACGATGCTGGAATGGGTGCGGCAAATTCCGTGCTGGCTGTCCAGGCTGGTGCGACCCATGTGCAAGGCACCTTCAACGGCTACGGTGAACGGTGTGGAAACGCGAATCTCGCCTCTATTATTCCCACGATTCAACTCAAACTCGGTATAAAGTGCCTCAGCGATACGCGGCTACAAGCGTTAACAAGTGTATCGCGACTTATCAGCGAATTGGCGAACCTCCCGCACGATGAACGTCAACCTTACGTTGGACGTTCCGCTTTTGCCCACAAAGGTGGCTTGCACACCGATGCCATCCGTAAAAATCGTCTTACTTATGAACACATCGTGCCGGAAACGGTTGGCAATACGCAACGAATTCTCGTCTCTGACCAAGCGGGACGCGGCACCATTATGAAAAAGATTGAGAAGGAATACCCCGATTACGACAAGGATTCACCACAGGTGTTAGAACTCTTCAAACGCCTCAAGGAAGCGGAGCAGGAAGGCTACCAATACGAAGCCGCTGAAGCATCGTTTGAACTTTTGACACATAAGATATTTAATGGTTACGAATCCTTTTTTGAATCTGTTGGTTTCCGCGTTATCATTGAACAGTTCAGCGACTACGCGATGCGTTCTGAAGCAACCATAAAGGTTACGACACCAGATGGCCTTACGGCACACACCGCTGCTGATGGAGATGGACCCGTCAACGCGCTTGACACTGCGCTCCGAAAAGCACTTGAGCAGTTCTATCCGGCTTTGCAGACAGTCCGATTGATAGATTACAAGGTTCGAGTTTTGGATACCAAAGCCGGGACAGGTTCAAAAGTCCGAGTATTGATTGAAGCGAGTGACGGAGAGAGAACTTGGAGCACCGTTGGCGTTTCAGAGAACATCATCTCCGCCAGTTGCGAAGCATTGATAGACAGTTTTGAATATAAACTCTATACAGACAAGACTTTCGCTGCTTCGCTGCAATCTAAATAA